In the Drosophila gunungcola strain Sukarami unplaced genomic scaffold, Dgunungcola_SK_2 000001F, whole genome shotgun sequence genome, one interval contains:
- the LOC128262161 gene encoding protein nemuri, with the protein MTAKYTLIFALAAFCCLVASSEAAAQRSRVLSSRRGSELVEKTSDSKEDTDLAAQEQKLEQEQEKSELEGRSEDDAVASDNKQDNKDTASKDDKDTIVKPNKDDARARRIVRAGRRRGGRRGGRRGGRRGGRRSGRRGGRRGGRRRGGRRGRAGARRRTSVKRRSGKGNKA; encoded by the coding sequence ATGACAGCTAAATATACCCTGATCTTTGCCCTGGCGGCTTTCTGCTGCCTGGTGGCCTCCAGTGAGGCGGCAGCCCAGCGCAGCCGTGTCCTGAGCTCTCGTCGTGGCTCCGAGCTGGTCGAGAAGACCTCGGACAGCAAGGAGGACACCGATCTGGCCGCCCAGGAGCAGAagctggagcaggagcaggagaagAGCGAGCTGGAGGGTCGCAGCGAGGATGATGCCGTGGCAAGCGATAACAAGCAGGACAACAAGGACACGGCCAGCAAGGACGACAAGGACACCATTGTGAAGCCCAACAAGGACGACGCCCGTGCCCGCCGCATCGTTCGCGCCGGTCGTCGTCGTGGCGGACGCCGCGGTGGTCGCCGTGGAGGACGTCGCGGTGGCCGCCGCTCTGGTCGCCGTGGCGGACGCCGCGGTGGCCGCAGGCGCGGTGGACGTCGCGGTCGTGCCGGTGCCCGTCGCCGCACCTCCGTCAAGAGGCGTTCCGGCAAAGGCAACAAGGCCTAA